A stretch of Gemmatimonadaceae bacterium DNA encodes these proteins:
- a CDS encoding Ig-like domain-containing protein has translation MSNPPNDFNPRGEAADSQSARVRSRGSRSEALIAAAARGVRLKLTRETLLRGAALVAAFGWACGEGTAPPVPVVTVQIVVSQAVEVVPGGTQMLTVVPKDATGNALTDRLATWSSSDSTRVTVAAGLVTGVALGTATITATVEGHAATVDVKVKNGAVVSPAGTSFSVLSGAVAVAVPAGAVSQTTNITVEPAANAPPNPRLMPGTAFDFGPNGATFSQPITLTIKYDTANVASDSPENGLQLYEANGSSWRVVPGSSANLTAKTVTGAVSHFSTYAAMMQPRVETVTIGGDLSAMAVVTTRQLSATVKDNEGTTLTRPVFWSSSNPAVLSVDAETGVATAKVLGSVTVTASSEGKSGTATISVVPGPPSKILAFAGNNQSVTAGATAPVAPSVKVTDAGDNPIANVAVTFVVSTGGGTITGATTTTNASGIATVGSWTIGTVAGPNTLTATSPAISGASVTFQAVGGAGPPTTVTAFAGNNQTGTAGGNVGTPPSVRITDANGNFVSGFTVTFAPASGSGSVTGATVVSDASGIAAVGSWKLGSTPGPQSLTATASGLTGSPITFNATAVAPVPSTIAGYAGNNQTARPSFAVSTPPSVIVTDVAGIPVPGVAVTFAVTSGGGSITGATATTNGDGIAAVGSWTLGPDFGPNSLTASAGALSGSPVTFNATAASPPPSAIAINAGDGQTAFAGQPVAIPPSVKVTTVDGIGVAGVSVTFSIRSGGGTINGATSITNASGIATIGSWVLGIGGNSLFASVPGLSGDPVIFVALGTAEVQIVTFGDSNTDLGFQGTDPSAKVGSYVSSANPTIKLGANSPNSTLQLAGKIEARWRANSTTTIRAVNHGIAGTSTGTGTSILFAPNALQQVGGVTRFRGEVLGDAYPWSGGEPINSFYPNGAIQRVQAFKPRSSDFGYISMGTNDIGVGVSTTAIRNNLAIMIDDWTSIRGLSPSRLMITTIPPRQPSESTNIPELNSKIRALALAKGIRLVDISALVSTDDGRTWKDPTLHVTNDELHYAESVRDSIADQVVSIMLQLTP, from the coding sequence ATGTCAAATCCACCGAACGACTTCAATCCTCGAGGTGAAGCCGCCGATTCGCAATCGGCGCGTGTTCGCTCGCGCGGAAGTCGCTCCGAGGCTTTGATCGCGGCTGCCGCGCGGGGAGTCCGGCTGAAGTTGACCCGGGAGACGTTGCTTCGCGGGGCGGCGCTGGTCGCGGCGTTTGGTTGGGCCTGCGGCGAAGGGACAGCGCCGCCGGTGCCTGTCGTCACGGTGCAGATCGTGGTGTCGCAGGCCGTCGAAGTCGTTCCTGGTGGAACGCAGATGCTCACCGTCGTGCCGAAGGACGCGACGGGCAACGCGCTCACCGACCGGCTCGCGACGTGGTCGAGCTCGGACTCGACCAGGGTCACGGTCGCCGCAGGTCTCGTGACTGGCGTGGCGCTCGGAACGGCCACGATCACGGCAACGGTTGAAGGGCACGCGGCCACCGTGGATGTGAAGGTGAAGAACGGCGCGGTCGTCTCGCCGGCAGGGACTTCGTTCTCCGTCCTGAGCGGAGCGGTTGCCGTCGCCGTGCCAGCCGGCGCGGTGTCGCAGACGACGAACATCACCGTCGAGCCCGCGGCCAACGCCCCGCCGAATCCGCGCCTCATGCCGGGCACGGCTTTCGACTTCGGCCCGAATGGCGCGACGTTCTCGCAGCCCATCACGCTGACCATCAAATACGATACGGCCAACGTCGCTTCCGACAGCCCCGAGAACGGACTGCAGCTGTACGAGGCCAACGGATCATCGTGGCGCGTCGTTCCCGGAAGCTCGGCCAATCTCACCGCGAAAACCGTTACGGGCGCCGTGTCGCACTTCAGCACGTACGCGGCGATGATGCAGCCCAGGGTCGAAACCGTCACCATCGGCGGCGATCTCTCGGCGATGGCGGTCGTCACCACGCGTCAGCTCAGCGCGACAGTCAAGGACAACGAGGGAACGACGCTCACGCGACCGGTCTTCTGGAGCAGCTCCAACCCCGCGGTTCTTTCCGTGGATGCCGAGACTGGAGTTGCGACCGCGAAGGTCCTCGGGTCGGTGACGGTGACGGCGTCGTCCGAGGGCAAGTCGGGCACGGCGACAATCTCCGTCGTTCCGGGGCCACCATCGAAGATCCTTGCGTTCGCCGGCAACAATCAGTCGGTCACGGCTGGTGCAACGGCGCCCGTCGCTCCATCGGTAAAGGTCACGGACGCCGGAGACAATCCGATCGCGAATGTCGCCGTGACATTTGTGGTCTCGACGGGCGGCGGGACGATCACCGGCGCGACCACTACGACCAATGCGTCGGGCATCGCCACAGTGGGAAGCTGGACGATTGGAACCGTTGCCGGACCCAACACGCTGACGGCGACGTCTCCCGCGATCAGCGGCGCGTCGGTGACGTTCCAGGCAGTGGGCGGCGCGGGCCCGCCGACCACCGTCACCGCGTTCGCCGGCAACAATCAGACTGGCACCGCGGGCGGAAACGTCGGAACGCCGCCATCGGTCAGGATCACAGACGCAAACGGCAACTTCGTCTCTGGATTCACTGTCACGTTCGCGCCGGCGAGCGGCAGCGGTAGTGTCACCGGAGCGACGGTAGTGAGCGATGCATCGGGCATCGCGGCCGTCGGAAGCTGGAAACTGGGTTCGACACCGGGCCCGCAATCGCTCACCGCGACCGCAAGCGGCCTCACCGGCAGCCCGATCACGTTCAACGCTACAGCGGTCGCGCCGGTACCAAGCACGATCGCCGGGTACGCCGGCAACAATCAGACTGCGCGGCCATCGTTCGCGGTCTCGACTCCGCCGTCGGTCATCGTGACCGATGTTGCGGGCATTCCGGTCCCTGGTGTCGCCGTCACCTTCGCCGTCACCTCCGGAGGCGGCAGCATCACCGGCGCCACGGCGACGACGAACGGCGATGGCATCGCCGCGGTCGGGAGCTGGACGCTGGGCCCCGACTTTGGTCCAAACTCACTGACGGCTTCGGCGGGAGCTCTGTCCGGAAGTCCAGTGACGTTCAACGCCACCGCCGCCTCACCACCGCCCAGCGCGATCGCGATCAACGCCGGTGACGGTCAGACCGCTTTTGCAGGCCAGCCCGTTGCGATTCCGCCGTCGGTCAAGGTGACCACTGTGGACGGCATTGGCGTCGCGGGCGTGAGTGTCACGTTCAGCATCCGGAGCGGAGGCGGGACGATCAACGGCGCGACCTCGATAACCAATGCGTCGGGCATCGCCACCATCGGAAGCTGGGTTCTCGGCATCGGCGGCAACTCGCTGTTCGCGTCAGTTCCCGGACTGAGCGGGGATCCGGTGATCTTCGTCGCTCTCGGAACCGCTGAAGTTCAGATCGTGACGTTCGGGGATTCGAACACCGACCTCGGGTTCCAGGGCACGGATCCGTCGGCCAAGGTCGGCTCGTATGTGTCCAGCGCCAATCCGACGATCAAGCTCGGCGCGAACTCGCCGAACAGCACGCTGCAGCTCGCCGGGAAGATCGAGGCGAGATGGCGCGCCAATAGCACGACGACCATCCGCGCGGTCAATCACGGCATCGCTGGCACTTCGACGGGAACCGGGACAAGCATTCTCTTCGCGCCCAATGCGCTCCAACAGGTAGGAGGCGTCACGCGCTTCCGCGGCGAGGTGCTCGGCGATGCTTATCCGTGGAGCGGCGGCGAGCCGATCAACTCGTTCTATCCGAATGGGGCGATCCAGCGCGTCCAGGCGTTCAAGCCGCGCAGCTCCGACTTCGGATACATCTCGATGGGGACCAACGACATCGGAGTGGGAGTGTCAACGACTGCGATCCGCAACAACCTCGCGATCATGATAGACGACTGGACCAGCATCCGCGGATTGTCGCCCAGCCGCCTCATGATCACGACCATTCCTCCGCGTCAGCCGTCCGAGAGCACGAATATCCCAGAGCTGAACTCGAAGATCCGCGCGCTTGCCCTGGCCAAGGGCATTCGCCTCGTTGACATCTCCGCGTTAGTCTCGACCGATGACGGACGGACATGGAAGGACCCGACGCTGCACGTCACCAACGACGAGCTGCATTACGCGGAATCGGTCCGGGACTCGATCGCGGATCAGGTCGTGTCCATCATGCTGCAGCTGACGCCCTAG
- a CDS encoding biotin-dependent carboxyltransferase family protein has product MIRVRKAPAYATVQDTGRRGFLASGVPRAGAMDLPALTTLNVLLGNDMGAAGIEWALTGGELEFGDATVFAVGGAEASVSLGSTQLDAYRAYGTAAGETLSIDAITGGRFVYIVFAGGIDCGVVMTSRSTYAPGRFGGLEGRRIKGGDVLTVGTSGGRRRRQFSDALPNELRPVRSREAIRFVPAEGGDAVTVEGRYTVSHASDRTGYRLVGEPRENGASITSEPVCPGVIQLPPDGEPIVLMSDAPTIGGYRIAGAVISADLGALAQRLPGEAISLEPVTVEQAQKELEAQAGLLAQVREWCLCD; this is encoded by the coding sequence GTGATCCGCGTCAGGAAAGCGCCGGCGTACGCGACGGTGCAGGACACGGGTCGGCGGGGATTTCTCGCCAGCGGCGTGCCTCGGGCGGGAGCAATGGATCTGCCGGCGCTTACGACTCTCAACGTGCTGCTCGGGAACGACATGGGGGCTGCCGGAATCGAGTGGGCGCTCACCGGCGGCGAGCTCGAGTTCGGCGACGCTACGGTATTCGCCGTCGGCGGCGCCGAGGCGTCGGTCTCACTCGGCTCGACGCAGCTGGATGCGTATAGAGCATACGGCACCGCGGCCGGGGAGACTCTTTCGATAGATGCCATCACAGGCGGACGATTCGTGTACATCGTCTTTGCCGGGGGCATTGACTGCGGCGTGGTCATGACGAGCCGAAGCACATATGCGCCCGGGCGATTCGGCGGGCTCGAAGGTCGCCGTATCAAAGGAGGAGACGTGCTAACGGTCGGAACCAGCGGCGGGCGGAGGCGACGCCAGTTCAGCGACGCGTTACCAAATGAGCTTCGCCCTGTGCGCTCGCGCGAGGCGATTCGATTCGTACCGGCTGAAGGCGGTGACGCGGTGACGGTCGAGGGGCGCTACACCGTCTCGCACGCATCCGACCGCACAGGCTATAGACTGGTGGGCGAGCCTCGCGAGAACGGCGCGTCAATCACATCCGAGCCCGTGTGTCCAGGCGTGATCCAGCTTCCACCGGACGGCGAGCCGATCGTGCTGATGTCGGACGCCCCGACGATCGGCGGCTATCGCATCGCCGGCGCGGTAATCTCGGCAGATCTGGGCGCGCTGGCTCAGAGACTCCCGGGCGAAGCGATCTCGCTCGAGCCGGTCACTGTAGAACAGGCGCAGAAAGAACTGGAAGCACAGGCCGGGCTTCTGGCGCAGGTGAGAGAGTGGTGTCTCTGCGACTAG
- a CDS encoding MFS transporter codes for MPNARELEKAPRGIWRVIAASTAGTMIEWYDFFIFGSLATILSTQFYPPGNATASFLKTLATFAVGFAVRPLGALFFGRIGDLVGRKFAFLTTLLVMGGATAAIGILPGYSRIGMAAPVMLVILRMLQGLALGGEYGGAAVYVAEHVPDSRRGFYTSFIQTTASLGLFTSLIVILVTSRLLGESSFAQWGWRIPFLLSLLLVAVSFYIRMQLGESPLFAKLKAAGNASVSPIRESFDTWPKWKVVLQVLFGVTAGQAVTYYASHFYALFFLQTVLKIPASQAYTIVAVAVVIGTPAFVIFGRLSDRFGRKRIMMAGNLLSALSYYALYRAMTSFSSPVNAPAIVAIIVVMIALAAMVTGPVAAFLVESFPAKVRYTSMSLPYHFGNGWFGGFLPLIATALVARTGNIYAGLMYPIGIALLTFIVGSLVLPETRHRRIWDEV; via the coding sequence ATGCCGAACGCCAGGGAACTCGAGAAGGCTCCCCGCGGAATCTGGCGGGTGATCGCCGCATCCACCGCTGGTACGATGATCGAATGGTACGACTTCTTCATCTTCGGCAGTCTCGCGACGATCCTCTCCACACAGTTTTATCCCCCGGGCAACGCCACTGCCAGCTTCCTCAAGACGCTCGCGACATTCGCAGTTGGCTTCGCGGTCCGGCCGCTCGGCGCGCTGTTCTTCGGGCGCATCGGCGATCTCGTGGGGAGAAAGTTCGCGTTTCTCACCACGCTTCTTGTGATGGGCGGAGCGACCGCGGCAATCGGCATTCTTCCAGGATACTCCCGGATTGGCATGGCCGCGCCGGTAATGCTCGTCATTCTCCGGATGCTTCAGGGCCTCGCCCTCGGTGGCGAGTACGGCGGAGCCGCGGTGTACGTCGCGGAGCATGTTCCCGACTCGCGCCGCGGATTCTACACGAGCTTCATTCAGACCACCGCGAGCCTCGGCCTGTTCACGTCGCTGATTGTGATCCTCGTGACCTCGAGATTGCTCGGCGAGTCGAGCTTCGCTCAATGGGGATGGCGAATTCCGTTTCTCCTGTCGCTGCTGCTCGTGGCGGTGTCGTTCTACATCCGGATGCAGCTCGGTGAGTCACCACTGTTCGCGAAGCTCAAGGCGGCGGGCAATGCATCTGTCTCGCCGATCCGCGAGAGCTTCGATACGTGGCCCAAATGGAAGGTCGTACTGCAAGTGCTGTTTGGAGTCACGGCGGGGCAGGCGGTCACGTACTACGCGTCGCACTTCTACGCTCTCTTCTTTCTCCAGACCGTTCTCAAGATCCCCGCCTCGCAGGCGTACACGATCGTCGCGGTCGCCGTCGTGATCGGCACACCGGCATTCGTGATCTTCGGACGGCTCTCCGACCGGTTCGGTCGCAAGCGGATCATGATGGCCGGCAATCTGTTGTCGGCGCTATCGTACTACGCGCTCTATCGCGCGATGACATCGTTCTCCTCGCCGGTCAATGCTCCCGCGATCGTCGCGATCATAGTCGTGATGATTGCCCTCGCGGCAATGGTGACCGGGCCTGTTGCGGCGTTCCTCGTCGAGTCCTTCCCGGCGAAAGTCCGCTACACGTCCATGTCGCTGCCGTACCACTTCGGCAACGGGTGGTTCGGCGGGTTCCTGCCATTGATCGCGACAGCGCTCGTCGCCCGCACGGGTAACATCTACGCTGGACTGATGTACCCGATCGGGATAGCGCTTCTCACTTTCATCGTCGGGTCACTCGTCCTGCCGGAGACGCGTCACCGGAGAATCTGGGACGAGGTGTAG
- the pxpB gene encoding 5-oxoprolinase subunit PxpB, with product MSGPRISPLGDSAITVTLGEGISEELSERVVGQADAISAARIGGVTDVVPSYAALAVYYNPLTIEYADLHREILAAVEAIAVPPGESASRRRAERLHRIAVRYDGEDLEEVARLAKLSVEDVIRIHTVSEYRVFVIGFVPGFAYLGPLDSRLALPRRESPRKRVPEGAVAIAERQTGIYPSATPGGWHLIGSTDQRMFDPERDPPALLEAGDRVRFEVVM from the coding sequence ATGAGTGGGCCGCGCATCTCGCCACTTGGAGACTCGGCGATCACGGTCACGCTCGGCGAAGGGATCAGCGAGGAGCTGAGCGAGCGCGTCGTGGGTCAGGCCGATGCCATCTCCGCGGCGAGGATCGGCGGAGTCACCGACGTCGTGCCTTCGTACGCCGCGCTTGCCGTCTACTACAATCCGCTGACGATCGAATACGCTGATCTTCACCGCGAGATTCTCGCGGCCGTCGAGGCCATCGCGGTGCCGCCGGGCGAGAGTGCGTCCCGCCGGCGCGCCGAGCGGCTCCACCGAATCGCGGTGAGATACGACGGCGAGGATCTGGAGGAAGTCGCGCGGCTCGCGAAGCTGTCGGTCGAAGATGTAATTCGAATTCACACGGTGTCCGAGTACCGGGTGTTCGTCATCGGGTTCGTGCCGGGGTTCGCCTATCTCGGCCCTCTCGACAGCCGGCTCGCTCTGCCGCGTCGCGAGTCACCCCGCAAGCGCGTTCCCGAGGGCGCGGTCGCGATCGCCGAGCGACAGACCGGGATCTATCCGTCTGCGACTCCGGGCGGATGGCACCTTATCGGATCGACCGATCAGCGAATGTTCGATCCGGAGCGGGATCCGCCAGCATTGCTCGAGGCGGGCGACAGAGTGCGATTCGAGGTGGTGATGTGA
- a CDS encoding threonine/serine dehydratase translates to MTSQAVDSPLVTLRDLKRAAEVLAPVAIRTPLLYDDVLSDRLGAPVWYKPEGLQRAGAFKFRGAYNYLHSLPADVRARGVVAPSSGNHGQGVAMAAKLFGVPAVVVMPTNVTAAKRAGAERLGARIVLSGTTTQDRAEKAREICDEEGMTLVHPYDDLTIIAGQGTVGLEIAEDMPDVDTVLVPVGGGGLSAGVATAIKLLLPGVKVIGVEPVSAPKLYRARQKGAPVRLEATGGLADGLQATEIGGRPFLHHQAYIDDVVLVDDAPLPAAMRHLLDRLKIVVEPSGAITAAALLTGAVKPSGATVAVLSGGNIEWPGLLQLLSTE, encoded by the coding sequence ATGACATCGCAGGCAGTTGATTCACCGCTCGTCACGCTGCGCGATCTGAAGCGCGCCGCCGAAGTTCTGGCGCCGGTCGCCATTCGCACTCCGCTGCTCTACGACGACGTCCTCAGCGACCGCCTCGGCGCTCCCGTATGGTACAAGCCGGAAGGTCTACAGCGCGCCGGTGCGTTCAAGTTTCGCGGCGCCTACAACTATCTGCATTCGCTGCCCGCCGACGTACGAGCGCGCGGGGTGGTCGCTCCGTCGTCGGGCAACCACGGTCAGGGTGTTGCGATGGCGGCGAAACTGTTTGGCGTTCCGGCTGTCGTCGTGATGCCGACGAACGTGACCGCCGCCAAGCGCGCCGGTGCGGAACGTCTCGGCGCGCGGATCGTGCTGTCCGGCACGACGACTCAGGACCGGGCGGAGAAAGCGCGCGAGATCTGCGATGAGGAGGGGATGACGCTCGTTCATCCTTACGACGATTTGACGATAATCGCCGGGCAGGGAACGGTCGGTCTCGAAATCGCCGAAGACATGCCCGACGTGGATACGGTGCTCGTTCCCGTCGGAGGTGGTGGACTCAGCGCGGGCGTGGCAACGGCGATCAAGCTCCTTCTGCCCGGCGTGAAGGTGATCGGGGTCGAACCCGTCAGCGCGCCGAAGCTGTATCGCGCGCGGCAGAAAGGGGCGCCGGTAAGGCTCGAAGCGACCGGCGGCCTGGCGGACGGGCTGCAGGCGACCGAGATCGGCGGACGACCGTTCCTGCATCATCAGGCGTACATTGACGACGTGGTGCTGGTGGACGATGCGCCGCTCCCCGCGGCGATGCGCCATTTGCTGGACCGTCTCAAGATTGTCGTCGAGCCCAGCGGCGCGATTACAGCTGCGGCTTTGCTCACAGGCGCGGTGAAGCCGTCCGGAGCGACGGTGGCAGTGCTGAGCGGCGGGAACATCGAGTGGCCCGGGCTGCTTCAGCTCCTGTCAACGGAGTAG
- a CDS encoding proton-conducting transporter membrane subunit, whose amino-acid sequence MLIELLIVVVPLAAGALAYVVQGARARSALLLTIATLHTGAVGLLWVHQADRAPGGWLMADELGLVVLSTVSVLFLVVAYYAVGYLRDQTPRGGRAFVSCLLAFLSATSLVALSQHLALLWVGMESTTLAIAPLIYARHDRRSLEAVWKYLVLSSVGIALALLAVFLLATAQPVDGGSRALLLPDLIGGASRLDPWWLRASFVFALAGFGTKMGLAPLHTWKPDTYGEAPSLVGGLMAGALTSCAFLGLARFTQVAMAAGLQDFVRPLLIASGLFSLLVAAAFIIGQADVKRLLAYSSVEHMGLLVLGLGIGGAGAYGSVLHLINNGLVKGMLFLAVGNLVLAAGTSVVADMHGMLRVRPVSAWLLVIGLFAVTGSPPFGLFISEFSIITGAVREHHPWVAAATVLMLTIIFVGIAGMIIDIVYGEPAGAADESSSGAERPSFVVGPVILASIVLLLGLYIPAPLRAAIGRAAASLGGMRP is encoded by the coding sequence GTGCTGATAGAACTTCTGATTGTGGTGGTCCCCCTCGCAGCCGGCGCGCTCGCCTATGTGGTTCAGGGGGCTCGAGCGCGCTCGGCGTTGCTGCTCACGATCGCGACACTACACACCGGCGCCGTCGGCCTGCTATGGGTGCATCAGGCGGACCGGGCGCCTGGCGGCTGGTTAATGGCCGACGAACTGGGCCTCGTCGTTCTCAGCACCGTGAGCGTGCTTTTCCTCGTCGTGGCGTACTACGCGGTGGGCTACCTCCGCGACCAGACTCCACGCGGCGGGCGCGCCTTCGTGAGCTGCCTCCTGGCGTTCCTGTCCGCCACATCGCTGGTCGCCCTAAGTCAACATTTGGCGCTGCTGTGGGTTGGGATGGAATCCACAACGCTCGCCATTGCGCCGCTGATCTATGCGCGCCACGACCGGCGCTCGCTCGAAGCAGTGTGGAAGTACCTCGTGCTCTCGTCCGTCGGAATAGCACTCGCACTGCTCGCGGTGTTTCTACTGGCGACAGCTCAGCCTGTAGATGGCGGCTCGCGAGCGCTTCTGCTGCCGGACCTGATTGGCGGCGCCAGCCGCCTGGACCCGTGGTGGTTGCGAGCATCCTTCGTGTTCGCGCTGGCCGGGTTCGGTACCAAGATGGGACTCGCTCCGCTCCATACCTGGAAACCCGATACGTACGGCGAGGCGCCGAGTCTCGTCGGCGGCCTGATGGCGGGGGCACTCACGAGCTGCGCCTTTCTGGGTCTGGCGCGTTTCACTCAGGTCGCGATGGCCGCCGGTCTCCAGGACTTTGTGCGGCCACTCCTGATCGCGTCCGGCCTCTTCTCACTGCTCGTCGCCGCGGCGTTCATCATCGGCCAGGCCGACGTCAAGCGACTGCTCGCGTATTCAAGCGTCGAGCACATGGGGCTTCTCGTGCTCGGTCTGGGGATCGGTGGAGCAGGGGCGTATGGCTCAGTGCTTCACCTGATCAACAACGGACTCGTCAAGGGCATGCTGTTTCTGGCCGTCGGGAACCTGGTGCTTGCCGCCGGGACGTCCGTCGTGGCCGACATGCATGGCATGCTGCGCGTGCGTCCTGTGTCGGCGTGGCTGTTGGTGATCGGCCTGTTCGCGGTCACCGGATCGCCGCCATTCGGACTCTTTATCAGCGAGTTCTCGATCATCACCGGCGCCGTGCGTGAGCATCATCCGTGGGTCGCCGCCGCGACGGTGTTGATGCTCACGATCATCTTTGTGGGAATCGCGGGGATGATAATCGACATCGTCTATGGTGAACCCGCCGGCGCGGCTGACGAGTCGTCGTCCGGCGCGGAGCGACCCTCATTCGTGGTGGGACCGGTGATTCTCGCGAGCATCGTACTTCTGCTCGGCTTGTACATCCCGGCCCCGTTGCGCGCAGCGATCGGTCGTGCCGCTGCATCGCTGGGCGGGATGAGGCCGTGA
- the nuoB gene encoding NADH-quinone oxidoreductase subunit NuoB, producing MATSAREGLVTATGEVELARALDKKMRQILGRSLRLRSVVAGSCNGCESEMVALSNVVFDMARFGVQFVASPRHADGIVITGVVNSNMVEALERSYAAVPDPRIVVAVGACAVSGGPFRGSSAIVGIPPSIPVDLWIPGCPPHPLTILDGLLRLVGRIAG from the coding sequence ATGGCGACGAGCGCGCGCGAGGGATTGGTCACTGCGACCGGCGAAGTGGAGCTCGCGCGCGCTCTCGATAAGAAAATGCGCCAAATCCTCGGCAGGTCGCTTCGACTGCGCTCCGTCGTCGCCGGGAGTTGCAATGGCTGTGAGTCGGAAATGGTCGCGCTCTCGAACGTCGTTTTCGACATGGCGCGCTTCGGCGTGCAATTTGTCGCGTCTCCGCGCCATGCGGACGGAATTGTAATCACCGGAGTTGTGAACTCGAACATGGTCGAAGCGCTCGAGCGATCCTACGCCGCCGTCCCGGATCCGCGAATCGTCGTCGCTGTTGGGGCCTGTGCCGTGAGCGGAGGACCGTTTCGAGGAAGCTCCGCGATCGTCGGGATTCCCCCATCGATTCCGGTGGATTTGTGGATACCGGGGTGTCCACCGCACCCGCTTACGATACTCGACGGCCTGTTGCGCCTTGTCGGCCGCATCGCCGGCTGA
- a CDS encoding 5-oxoprolinase subunit PxpA yields the protein MTDKPLISIDINADLGEHDGDGYAADEAILDVVSSASIACGAHAGSLEVMRRTVVAASERGVSIGAHPGYPDREGFGRRDLQLGPVEMAASIAAQIELLSRCCDEAGARLRYVKPHGALYNRAARDAELAKLLAGCVAQVSESLVVLTLPGSELEREATARGLAVAREAFIDRAYQSDGALVPRDQQGAVIEDPGIAAARAVEIVLDGRVRAMDGSVVAISAQSLCMHGDSRNALATVRLARSRLEESGIRILPFAR from the coding sequence TTGACCGACAAACCGCTCATTTCGATTGACATCAACGCCGACCTCGGCGAGCACGACGGCGACGGATACGCAGCCGATGAGGCCATACTCGACGTCGTGTCGTCAGCGAGCATCGCGTGCGGTGCGCACGCAGGGTCGCTCGAGGTGATGCGCCGCACGGTAGTTGCCGCGAGCGAGCGAGGTGTGAGCATCGGCGCGCATCCCGGCTATCCCGATCGCGAGGGATTCGGACGGAGAGATCTCCAACTGGGGCCCGTCGAGATGGCCGCATCGATCGCGGCGCAGATCGAGCTCCTTTCGCGATGCTGCGATGAAGCCGGCGCGCGGCTCCGGTACGTGAAGCCCCACGGCGCCCTTTACAACCGCGCGGCGCGGGATGCGGAGCTCGCGAAGCTTCTCGCCGGTTGTGTCGCGCAGGTGAGCGAATCGCTCGTCGTCCTCACCCTGCCCGGCAGCGAGCTCGAGCGCGAGGCAACGGCACGCGGATTGGCGGTGGCGCGGGAAGCATTCATTGACAGGGCGTATCAGAGCGATGGCGCGCTCGTTCCGCGCGATCAGCAAGGAGCCGTCATCGAGGATCCCGGGATCGCGGCGGCTCGCGCGGTGGAGATCGTACTCGACGGGCGGGTCCGGGCGATGGACGGATCGGTCGTTGCGATTTCCGCCCAGTCGCTCTGCATGCATGGGGACAGCCGCAACGCTCTCGCGACTGTGCGCCTCGCAAGAAGCCGGCTCGAAGAATCAGGAATCCGCATTCTGCCGTTCGCTCGATGA
- a CDS encoding deoxyhypusine synthase family protein yields MSHNDTPRKSASVTAAGTRGSPVSAFLRHHYRHFNAATLIDAADAYSAHLDGGGKMMMTIAGAMSTAELGISLAEMIRQGRIQAITCTGANLEEDIFNLVAHDHYERVPHYRDLTPRDEQDLLDRHMNRVTDTCIPEMEAMRRIEKAVLDEWIAADKRGGRLFPHEFMYRILKNGSLEGSYQIDPKNSWMIAAAEKNLPMFVPGWEDSTLGNMYAGHCISGDVKNVHTVRTGIEYMIVLADWYTNNSTDGTVGFFQIGGGIAGDFPICVVPMLHQDLQRNNVPVWGYFCQISDSTTSYGSYSGAVPNEKITWGKLAMDTPKFVIESDASIVAPLMFALILGW; encoded by the coding sequence ATGAGCCATAATGACACTCCTCGAAAGAGCGCTTCCGTCACAGCGGCGGGAACGCGCGGCAGCCCGGTGTCGGCGTTTCTGCGCCATCATTACCGTCACTTCAACGCCGCGACGCTGATTGACGCCGCCGATGCCTACTCCGCGCATCTCGACGGCGGCGGCAAGATGATGATGACCATCGCCGGCGCGATGTCCACCGCCGAGCTCGGCATCTCGCTCGCGGAGATGATCCGCCAGGGACGTATTCAGGCGATCACATGTACGGGAGCGAATCTCGAGGAGGACATCTTCAACCTCGTCGCTCACGATCATTACGAGCGCGTGCCGCACTACCGCGACCTGACACCGCGTGACGAGCAGGATCTGCTCGATCGCCACATGAACCGCGTGACCGATACCTGCATCCCCGAGATGGAGGCGATGCGGCGCATCGAGAAGGCGGTGCTCGACGAGTGGATCGCCGCCGACAAGCGCGGCGGGCGTCTCTTTCCGCACGAGTTCATGTACCGCATCCTGAAGAACGGCTCGCTCGAAGGCAGCTATCAGATAGATCCGAAGAATTCGTGGATGATCGCCGCAGCCGAAAAGAACCTCCCGATGTTCGTTCCGGGGTGGGAGGACTCGACGCTCGGCAACATGTACGCTGGCCACTGCATTTCCGGCGACGTCAAGAACGTCCACACCGTCCGGACGGGAATCGAGTACATGATAGTGCTCGCGGACTGGTACACGAACAACTCCACCGACGGCACCGTCGGCTTCTTCCAGATCGGCGGCGGCATCGCCGGCGATTTCCCCATCTGCGTGGTGCCCATGCTGCACCAGGATCTGCAGCGCAACAATGTTCCGGTGTGGGGATACTTCTGTCAGATCTCCGATTCTACGACGAGCTACGGATCCTACTCGGGCGCCGTGCCGAACGAGAAGATCACGTGGGGCAAGCTGGCGATGGACACGCCGAAGTTCGTCATCGAGAGCGACGCGAGCATCGTCGCGCCGCTCATGTTCGCACTGATTCTGGGCTGGTAG